A genomic region of Gammaproteobacteria bacterium contains the following coding sequences:
- a CDS encoding aspartate 1-decarboxylase: MRLTMLKAKLHQARVTHSELEYEGSCAIDSRLLDTAGIHEYEQIQIYNLANGERFTTYAIRAEAGSGVISINGAAAHRASPGDRLIICAYAELEANEVSRFKPTLVYVDAANRIARTANAIPVQAA; the protein is encoded by the coding sequence CAGGCCCGAGTCACGCACTCGGAGCTTGAATATGAAGGCTCATGCGCGATCGACAGCCGCCTGCTGGATACCGCCGGTATCCACGAATACGAACAAATTCAGATCTACAATCTTGCCAACGGCGAACGCTTCACCACCTATGCCATCCGCGCCGAAGCCGGCAGCGGCGTCATATCGATCAACGGCGCCGCCGCGCATCGCGCTAGCCCCGGCGATCGCCTGATCATCTGCGCGTACGCAGAGCTGGAAGCGAACGAGGTCAGCCGCTTCAAGCCAACACTTGTGTATGTCGATGCCGCCAACCGCATCGCGCGTACCGCCAACGCAATTCCCGTGCAGGCGGCTTAA
- a CDS encoding CopD family protein has product MSVLVAMHALAAVIWVGGMFFAFLVLRPAAAGLLDVPMRVMLWRYVFRRFFPWVWAAIVVLLASGYGMIFSLPGNMGAAGWHVHVMQALGIAMMLLFLHLFFAPYRRLIKAVDDSYFETAARSLNQIRVIIGINLGLGLVVVVIATAGRYL; this is encoded by the coding sequence ATGTCCGTTTTAGTAGCCATGCATGCCCTGGCCGCCGTGATCTGGGTCGGCGGCATGTTCTTCGCTTTCCTGGTGCTCCGGCCCGCGGCCGCGGGCCTGCTGGATGTACCGATGCGCGTGATGCTGTGGCGTTACGTTTTCCGGCGATTCTTCCCGTGGGTATGGGCCGCGATCGTCGTCTTGCTGGCAAGCGGCTATGGCATGATTTTCAGCCTGCCGGGCAACATGGGCGCCGCGGGCTGGCATGTGCATGTGATGCAGGCTTTGGGGATTGCGATGATGCTGCTGTTTCTGCACCTGTTTTTCGCACCGTACCGGCGTCTGATCAAAGCTGTTGACGACAGCTATTTCGAGACCGCTGCGCGCAGTCTGAATCAGATACGCGTGATTATCGGCATCAATCTGGGCCTGGGGCTCGTCGTGGTCGTAATCGCCACTGCGGGAAGGTACCTATAG
- a CDS encoding APC family permease, whose protein sequence is IITGAAGIAWYVPLKFLSESFLFDTLSALSLLVAFYYSLSGFACVIYYRRELLKNVRNFVFIGVAPLLGAMLLEYIFFVSMASLADPRESYTGATLLGLGLPLVIGLGFLLLGFIFMLAWRLGGHERYFGRPAFETVEPEVAAAKVAAQAAN, encoded by the coding sequence CATCATCACCGGCGCCGCGGGGATCGCCTGGTACGTACCGCTCAAGTTCCTGTCCGAGAGCTTCCTCTTTGACACCCTCTCGGCGTTGTCGCTGCTGGTTGCCTTTTACTATTCGCTGTCCGGCTTCGCGTGCGTGATCTATTACCGACGCGAGCTTCTGAAGAATGTCAGGAATTTTGTTTTTATCGGCGTCGCACCCCTGCTCGGCGCGATGCTACTGGAGTACATATTTTTCGTGTCCATGGCGAGTCTGGCCGACCCGCGCGAGTCTTACACCGGCGCCACCTTGTTAGGGCTTGGGTTACCGCTGGTGATCGGGCTGGGATTTCTGCTCTTGGGATTTATCTTCATGCTCGCGTGGCGCCTCGGCGGTCATGAACGTTACTTCGGGCGCCCCGCTTTCGAGACCGTCGAACCAGAGGTCGCCGCCGCCAAAGTCGCGGCGCAGGCGGCAAATTGA